Genomic DNA from Cloacibacillus sp.:
CGTGCGCGACGGACGCAGGATGATAGATTACGCTACTGACCTGCTGCCGCTGCCGGAGGAGGAGCGCGTCGGTTTCGTGCGTCGCACGGCGGTGATGCTGAGGGCCGTAGTCTGCGGTATCATTATGACTGCGGCGGTGCAGGGTACTCTCGGCGGCCTTGGCTGGTGGTATGTCGGTCTCTCGCATCCCGTCTTTTTCGGTTTCTGCATGTTTATGACTGCGATGATCCCCTTTGTCGGCACCCCGGCGATCTGGCTGCCCGGTGCGGCGGCGCTGTTCCTGCGCGGAGACCTCTCGGGCTGCATCATCCTTTTACTGTGGGGGCTGCTCGTCGTCAGCTCTATAGATAATTTTATCAAACCGATCTTTATATCAGAGGGCAGCAAGATACACATGCTCCTGATCTTCATCGGCCTTTTCGGCGGCCTATATGCCTGGGGATTCCTCGGCGTCTTCGTCGGCCCTCTTATCCTCTCGCTCGCGCTCTTTCTGCTCGATATCTACCACAGCATAATCAAGACCCCTGGTGATAACTGTTTTACGGAGGCAAAAGAGGATGATTAAAATTTTCGCCGTATCGGGATTTAAAAACAGCGGCAAGACGACGCTA
This window encodes:
- a CDS encoding AI-2E family transporter, yielding MTTNRYILAAKKIRTSVIPLVILLAFFAMVSWYIIKPLAMPLMWSILFSYFAYPIFTFLHERLFHERYRSVAAAVSTGVILVFIALPLLTLSIFVTREAIRISRQLMDSGLISGSYADIIIAVKSLPIFGGFVNELDLITDLPIVDALIKDSARYVTAFLTMVSSHIFESILKLALIILIVVITSFFLVRDGRRMIDYATDLLPLPEEERVGFVRRTAVMLRAVVCGIIMTAAVQGTLGGLGWWYVGLSHPVFFGFCMFMTAMIPFVGTPAIWLPGAAALFLRGDLSGCIILLLWGLLVVSSIDNFIKPIFISEGSKIHMLLIFIGLFGGLYAWGFLGVFVGPLILSLALFLLDIYHSIIKTPGDNCFTEAKEDD